The following are encoded together in the Flavihumibacter fluvii genome:
- a CDS encoding succinate dehydrogenase cytochrome b subunit — translation MQWSEFFTSSVGKKFVMGLTGLFLISFLIVHVGINACIFADLPIFNDKDDGEMFNKAAHFMGSTVLIRILEIGLFLGLLLHIIQGYLLELKNRATRKVGYEVNLGNRGSKWYSRSMGLLGTLILFFLVIHLAHFWVKARFTDSLVPVTYNGVEMHDMFMEMQMVFSQAWVVIVYVLACFSLAYHLAHGFQSAFRTIGVHNKKYNALLTSLGYGFAILVPLVFALMPVAMYLGWIK, via the coding sequence ATGCAATGGTCTGAATTCTTCACCTCTTCGGTTGGCAAGAAATTCGTAATGGGTCTTACCGGATTATTCCTGATTAGTTTTTTGATTGTCCATGTTGGTATAAACGCCTGCATATTCGCAGATCTTCCCATTTTCAACGATAAAGATGATGGCGAAATGTTTAATAAGGCCGCCCATTTTATGGGTTCTACGGTATTGATCAGGATTCTGGAAATTGGCCTTTTTCTTGGTTTACTCCTCCATATTATCCAGGGATACCTGCTTGAATTGAAGAACAGGGCCACCCGGAAAGTCGGTTACGAAGTAAACCTGGGCAACCGGGGAAGTAAATGGTACAGCCGGTCAATGGGCCTTTTGGGTACCCTGATTTTGTTCTTCCTGGTTATCCACCTGGCTCATTTCTGGGTCAAAGCAAGGTTTACCGATTCCCTTGTACCGGTTACCTATAACGGGGTTGAGATGCATGATATGTTCATGGAAATGCAAATGGTTTTTTCGCAGGCATGGGTTGTTATCGTTTATGTGCTGGCTTGTTTTTCACTGGCTTACCATCTTGCGCATGGGTTCCAGAGCGCTTTCCGGACCATCGGCGTGCACAATAAGAAATATAATGCATTACTCACCAGCCTGGGCTATGGTTTTGCCATTTTGGTTCCTTTGGTATTTGCGCTGATGCCTGTTGCCATGTACCTGGGCTGGATCAAATAA
- a CDS encoding DUF3276 family protein, translating to MAYENNEKKMESVYSKRIRAGKRRTYFFDVRATRSNDYYLTITESRKRFDDNGYDRHKIFLYKEDFNKFLKALTEAVDYVKTDLMPDFDFDAFNHDNLEEGLDGHEVAVEAEPVIVDTVAQAPVIDIAPIQSVTGNDEEVDKW from the coding sequence GTGGCGTACGAGAACAACGAAAAAAAGATGGAAAGCGTTTACAGCAAGCGCATCAGAGCCGGAAAACGCAGGACCTACTTTTTTGATGTTAGAGCAACCCGGAGTAACGATTATTACTTAACGATTACAGAGAGCCGGAAGAGATTTGATGATAACGGTTATGACCGTCATAAAATATTTCTCTATAAAGAAGATTTCAACAAATTTTTAAAGGCATTAACTGAAGCGGTTGATTATGTAAAGACCGACCTCATGCCCGATTTTGATTTCGATGCTTTTAACCACGACAACCTTGAAGAAGGATTAGACGGACATGAAGTTGCTGTTGAAGCTGAGCCTGTAATTGTCGATACAGTTGCGCAGGCGCCGGTTATTGACATTGCACCCATTCAGTCCGTCACCGGAAACGATGAGGAAGTAGATAAGTGGTAA